A genomic window from Haladaptatus caseinilyticus includes:
- a CDS encoding ABC transporter ATP-binding protein: protein MVAIELNSVTKRFGDVTALRDVTLVVKDGEIFGFLGPNGAGKSTTIDILLDFVRPTSGTASVLGFDAQSESLDVHERVGVLPDGYHLYDRLTGRQHVEFAIRSKGADDDPEAILERVGIADAADRKTGGYSKGMKQRLVLGMALVGKPDLLILDEPSTGLDPKGAREMREIIMEERDRGATVFFSSHILEQVEAVCDRVGILMGGELVAVDTIEGLRSAVSTEQTLSITTDRPIDERTLDAVRAVEGVSRATAADTAVAVTLESRSKSAVLNALEARGVTVEDFSTEEASLEELFMAYTADNTTGKTAVSA from the coding sequence ATGGTCGCTATTGAGTTAAACAGTGTAACCAAACGGTTCGGAGATGTAACTGCACTCCGGGACGTCACCCTCGTGGTGAAGGATGGGGAAATCTTCGGCTTCCTCGGTCCCAACGGCGCGGGGAAATCCACGACTATCGATATCCTGCTCGATTTCGTCCGCCCGACGTCGGGGACCGCAAGCGTTCTCGGCTTCGACGCCCAGAGCGAGAGCCTCGACGTTCACGAGCGCGTCGGCGTCCTGCCTGACGGCTACCACCTCTACGACCGATTGACGGGCCGACAACACGTCGAGTTCGCGATTCGATCGAAGGGCGCGGACGACGACCCGGAGGCGATCCTTGAGCGCGTCGGCATCGCGGATGCCGCCGACAGGAAAACCGGCGGCTACTCGAAAGGGATGAAACAACGGCTCGTCCTCGGGATGGCACTCGTCGGGAAACCGGATCTGCTCATCCTCGACGAGCCATCGACCGGACTCGATCCGAAGGGTGCCCGCGAGATGCGCGAGATAATCATGGAAGAACGCGACCGCGGTGCGACCGTGTTCTTCTCCAGTCACATCTTGGAGCAAGTCGAAGCGGTCTGTGACCGCGTCGGTATCCTGATGGGCGGCGAACTCGTCGCCGTGGACACCATCGAGGGACTGCGAAGCGCGGTCAGCACCGAGCAGACGCTCTCGATCACCACCGACCGGCCGATCGACGAGCGAACGCTCGATGCGGTTCGTGCAGTCGAGGGCGTTTCGCGGGCAACTGCGGCGGACACGGCGGTCGCCGTGACGCTCGAATCCCGCTCGAAATCGGCGGTGTTGAACGCTCTCGAAGCACGGGGCGTAACAGTCGAAGACTTCAGCACCGAAGAAGCCTCGCTGGAGGAACTGTTCATGGCCTACACGGCCGATAACACGACCGGCAAAACGGCGGTGTCAGCATGA
- a CDS encoding ABC transporter permease has translation MSWAVVARKDFQDARLSKSLWALSALFVLFAAGMAYIYAELPALGGEAGELSALGLIFFLAAPATLFVSITAVVVAAKSLAGERESGSMKLLLSYPHTRRDVVLGKVAGRAVVLALPIVIGFAVAAIVVLAKYATFTPVDYVVFVLLTVLYAVAYISLVVGLSATTDSGTRATAMAVGLFVVLELLWDVVPLGALYLLEGRLVPIQEYPNWALFLSGLTPSAAYTTAMGAVLPESPNAVLGIGPAGDVPFYLADWFGLVLLVAWTVVPVSLGYLRFRTADL, from the coding sequence ATGAGCTGGGCCGTCGTCGCGCGCAAGGATTTCCAGGACGCGCGTCTATCGAAGTCACTCTGGGCGCTCTCGGCGCTGTTCGTCCTCTTCGCGGCAGGGATGGCGTACATCTACGCCGAACTCCCCGCACTCGGGGGCGAAGCCGGAGAACTCTCCGCACTCGGATTGATCTTCTTCCTCGCCGCCCCCGCGACCCTGTTCGTTTCCATCACGGCGGTCGTCGTCGCGGCGAAATCCCTCGCTGGCGAACGCGAAAGCGGGAGCATGAAACTCCTGCTCTCGTACCCACACACTCGTCGAGACGTGGTTCTCGGGAAGGTCGCCGGCCGTGCCGTCGTCCTTGCGCTCCCCATCGTCATCGGGTTCGCCGTGGCGGCAATAGTGGTGCTTGCCAAGTATGCCACCTTCACGCCGGTCGATTACGTGGTGTTCGTCCTGCTGACGGTACTGTACGCCGTCGCCTACATCAGCCTCGTTGTCGGACTCTCGGCCACGACCGACTCGGGAACCCGTGCAACCGCGATGGCGGTCGGACTGTTCGTCGTCCTCGAACTCCTCTGGGACGTCGTGCCGCTCGGCGCGCTGTACCTACTTGAGGGCCGTCTCGTCCCGATTCAGGAGTACCCCAACTGGGCGTTGTTCCTGTCGGGACTGACCCCGAGTGCCGCCTACACGACCGCTATGGGTGCGGTGCTCCCTGAGTCACCTAATGCGGTTCTCGGTATCGGGCCTGCCGGTGACGTTCCGTTCTACCTCGCCGACTGGTTCGGCCTCGTGCTGTTGGTCGCGTGGACTGTCGTTCCGGTCAGTCTGGGATACCTCAGATTCCGTACTGCTGACCTCTGA
- a CDS encoding peptidoglycan hydrolase encodes MNEKNTRRTFLRAVGATALTVPTIAATASAASDQFYWPTTGEVTSGYYDDRDGGTRTHRAVDIDWETGQPVYAAQSGTVAYADYASGYGYHVKIDHEGGYQTRYAHCQSDLRVSEGEYVSRGQHIADLGGSGGYEPHLHFDIKRYGDYVYVPGSPGDWVDKDNPIPEDYPGLGGGNGSSYSWPARVRGDTGESVYSIQFLLEHHGYDLAHDGSYGPETESTVESFQSANGLTVDGMTGPNTWSELIVYVTSSSDDPYWPTYAVQHQLYYDEGYDISVDGYYGPETESAIESFQSSAGLTVDGMAGPNTWQALVDIGN; translated from the coding sequence ATGAACGAGAAAAATACACGACGAACTTTCCTGCGAGCCGTTGGCGCGACTGCGCTCACCGTTCCGACCATTGCCGCAACCGCCAGTGCGGCGTCCGACCAGTTCTACTGGCCAACGACCGGTGAGGTCACCTCCGGCTACTACGACGACCGAGACGGTGGCACGCGAACCCACCGTGCCGTCGATATCGACTGGGAAACCGGACAGCCGGTTTACGCGGCACAATCCGGAACGGTGGCGTACGCGGACTACGCCAGCGGGTACGGCTATCACGTGAAAATCGACCACGAAGGTGGCTACCAGACGCGCTACGCGCATTGCCAATCGGACCTCAGAGTGTCCGAAGGGGAGTACGTTAGCCGCGGTCAGCACATCGCCGACCTCGGTGGCAGTGGCGGGTACGAACCGCACCTTCACTTCGACATCAAGCGGTACGGGGACTACGTCTACGTTCCCGGTAGTCCCGGTGACTGGGTGGACAAGGACAACCCGATTCCGGAGGACTACCCCGGCCTCGGCGGCGGTAACGGCAGTTCGTACAGCTGGCCCGCCCGCGTCCGCGGAGACACCGGCGAGTCGGTATACTCGATCCAGTTCCTGCTCGAACACCACGGCTATGACCTCGCACACGACGGAAGCTACGGTCCGGAAACCGAGAGCACGGTCGAGAGCTTCCAGTCCGCGAACGGTCTCACCGTCGATGGGATGACCGGGCCGAACACGTGGAGTGAGCTCATCGTCTACGTCACGAGTTCCAGTGACGATCCCTACTGGCCGACGTATGCCGTTCAGCATCAGCTGTACTACGACGAGGGGTACGACATCTCCGTGGACGGCTACTACGGCCCTGAAACCGAGAGCGCCATCGAGAGCTTCCAATCGAGTGCAGGGCTCACAGTCGACGGGATGGCTGGACCGAACACGTGGCAAGCGCTCGTCGATATCGGCAACTGA
- a CDS encoding peptidoglycan hydrolase codes for MTKKLTRRNLLRTVGASAVSLPVISSTVSAASDFDWPITGYITSPYGARPGHYAVDIGANGNIGEPIYAARGGVVDVRSYESGGCGNYLKLGHENGYQTMYCHLNSFDVVQGESVSRGQKIGGMGNTGNSSGPHLHFTIEQNGSHLSIPGSDGENVTAGTAIPKDYSGIGGGGGGSYSWPIYSRGDQAEAVYSIQYLLEEHGYSLNYHDGIYGSEVESTVESFQSANGLSVDGVVGPNTWEELYVPVVSSSNDPYWATYGAQHHLRYDEGYSISVDGYYGPETESAIESFQSSAGIAVDGIVGHDTWQALVDIGN; via the coding sequence ATGACGAAAAAACTTACGCGACGAAACTTGCTCCGTACCGTTGGAGCGTCTGCGGTCTCGCTTCCAGTCATCTCATCGACCGTCAGCGCGGCGAGCGACTTCGACTGGCCGATTACGGGCTACATCACGTCACCGTACGGTGCCCGCCCCGGACATTACGCGGTTGACATCGGCGCCAACGGCAATATCGGCGAGCCGATTTACGCGGCCCGTGGCGGCGTCGTCGACGTTCGAAGCTACGAATCCGGCGGCTGTGGCAACTATCTGAAGCTCGGTCACGAAAACGGCTACCAGACGATGTACTGCCACCTCAACAGCTTCGACGTGGTACAGGGCGAGAGCGTCTCCCGCGGCCAGAAGATCGGCGGCATGGGCAACACCGGGAACTCATCCGGTCCCCACCTCCACTTCACTATCGAGCAGAACGGAAGTCACCTCTCGATTCCCGGTTCCGACGGGGAGAACGTCACTGCCGGTACCGCGATTCCGAAAGACTACTCTGGCATCGGTGGCGGCGGTGGCGGTAGCTACAGTTGGCCGATTTACTCCCGAGGCGACCAAGCAGAAGCAGTCTACTCCATCCAATACCTACTCGAAGAACACGGTTACTCGCTGAACTACCACGACGGTATCTACGGCTCCGAAGTCGAAAGTACGGTCGAGAGCTTCCAGAGTGCGAACGGTCTCTCCGTCGATGGTGTCGTCGGCCCGAACACGTGGGAGGAACTGTACGTGCCGGTCGTAAGCTCGAGCAACGATCCGTACTGGGCGACCTACGGTGCACAACACCACCTGCGCTACGACGAAGGATACAGTATCTCCGTGGACGGTTACTACGGTCCGGAGACCGAAAGTGCCATCGAGAGCTTCCAGTCCAGTGCAGGCATCGCAGTGGACGGTATCGTCGGCCACGACACGTGGCAAGCGCTCGTCGATATCGGCAACTGA
- the folP gene encoding dihydropteroate synthase — MDYHEAANFLFDLRRFRPKPGTDSTADLLAHLGDPHDGVQFVQVAGSNGKGSTARMSEQVLREAGLTVGLYTSPHFDDVRERITVDGRKITKSAMVEFVEDAHDYVTDRAVDGTSPTFFETMTAMAVWYFGREEVDVAILEVGIGGRYDATSVVDPIAAAVTSVTLEHTGIIGETVEEIARDKAHVAPVDVPLVTGATGDALDAIREQANDVVLVGKEADADVQATYEGRTNHTEAAISLSGSDWGVETTIPLLGEYQAQNAGIAAVLARQVADVSENDLASGLRKGFWPGRFEVMRTDPLVVLDGAHNPGACEALAETVAEFDYDELHLVFGAMHDKDVQSMADALPKPDRVVATHPNLDRSEDEEVVARAFEERGSNDVVRVSSVESALESALEEAEADDLILVTGSLFAVAEARSRWTRAEIPKQIGNLEEARDALEGTHVTEPGVWRMREKAVHRVLKTRVQVQQAQHIKEEMLSIGGECARSGLNDRDDGNIDVLLMGTLAQYKQLAETIEAKPYGLSVFADELRKTLGIQQAENERGYPWEDRTAVMGILNVTPDSFHDGGEYEAHEDAIERANGMVESGADIIDIGGESTRPGADEISNEEEIERIVPVIEAIRDLDAMISVDTRKAEVARAALDAGADIINDVSGLADPEMRFVAAEYDAPLVVMHSLDAPVVPEHEVEYDDVVEDVIAELEERVLLAEKAGLDRDQIIVDPGLGFGKHATENFELLGRTGELHGLDCPVLIGHSHKSMFDLIGRKAGERGPATVAGTTIAAERGADIVRVHDVKANVAAVRAVEAIEAPTTIDEP, encoded by the coding sequence ATGGACTACCACGAGGCGGCGAACTTTCTTTTCGACCTGCGGCGGTTCCGCCCGAAACCGGGCACGGACTCCACCGCGGACCTCCTCGCACACCTCGGTGACCCCCACGACGGCGTGCAGTTCGTACAGGTAGCGGGGTCGAACGGAAAGGGAAGTACAGCCCGAATGTCGGAGCAAGTGCTCCGCGAGGCGGGATTGACGGTCGGCCTCTACACGTCACCGCATTTCGACGACGTGCGAGAACGAATCACGGTCGATGGCCGAAAAATCACGAAATCCGCGATGGTCGAATTCGTGGAGGACGCCCACGATTACGTCACCGACCGGGCGGTAGACGGCACCTCCCCGACGTTTTTCGAAACGATGACCGCGATGGCGGTGTGGTATTTCGGCCGCGAGGAAGTCGATGTCGCCATCCTCGAAGTCGGCATCGGCGGGCGCTACGACGCAACGAGCGTCGTCGACCCGATCGCCGCGGCGGTAACGAGCGTGACCCTCGAACACACAGGCATCATCGGGGAGACGGTCGAGGAAATCGCTCGTGACAAGGCACACGTCGCGCCTGTCGATGTACCGTTGGTTACTGGAGCGACCGGGGACGCGCTGGATGCGATCAGGGAGCAAGCGAACGACGTCGTTTTGGTTGGGAAAGAGGCCGACGCTGACGTGCAGGCGACATACGAAGGCCGGACGAATCACACCGAGGCCGCGATTTCGCTATCCGGGTCGGATTGGGGGGTCGAAACGACGATTCCACTGCTCGGCGAGTATCAGGCACAAAACGCCGGTATCGCGGCAGTACTGGCCCGACAAGTTGCCGACGTAAGCGAGAATGATCTCGCCAGCGGGCTTCGGAAGGGGTTCTGGCCCGGCCGATTCGAAGTGATGAGGACCGACCCGCTCGTCGTCCTCGACGGGGCGCACAACCCCGGTGCGTGTGAGGCGCTCGCCGAAACCGTCGCCGAGTTCGACTACGACGAGCTCCATCTCGTGTTCGGCGCGATGCACGACAAGGACGTTCAGTCGATGGCCGATGCGCTCCCGAAACCGGACCGCGTCGTCGCTACGCATCCGAACCTCGACCGTTCGGAGGACGAGGAAGTCGTTGCACGCGCGTTCGAAGAACGCGGTTCGAACGACGTAGTCCGGGTGAGTTCAGTCGAAAGTGCGCTCGAAAGCGCGCTCGAGGAAGCAGAGGCCGACGATTTGATTCTCGTCACGGGGTCGTTGTTCGCGGTGGCGGAGGCTCGATCGCGCTGGACGCGAGCCGAGATTCCGAAGCAGATCGGAAATCTGGAGGAAGCACGCGACGCCTTGGAGGGGACGCACGTCACGGAACCCGGTGTGTGGAGAATGCGGGAGAAAGCCGTTCACCGCGTGCTGAAAACGCGGGTACAGGTTCAGCAAGCCCAGCATATCAAAGAGGAGATGCTGAGCATCGGTGGTGAATGTGCACGGTCGGGGCTGAACGACCGCGATGACGGAAACATCGACGTGCTACTCATGGGAACGCTGGCACAGTACAAACAGCTCGCCGAGACGATAGAAGCGAAACCCTACGGCCTGTCGGTGTTCGCCGACGAGCTTCGGAAGACCCTCGGAATTCAACAGGCGGAGAACGAACGCGGCTACCCGTGGGAAGACCGGACGGCGGTAATGGGTATTCTCAACGTTACCCCGGACAGTTTCCACGACGGTGGTGAGTACGAAGCTCACGAGGATGCAATCGAACGGGCAAACGGGATGGTCGAATCAGGTGCGGATATCATCGATATCGGCGGCGAGAGCACCCGACCCGGAGCTGACGAAATCTCGAACGAGGAAGAAATCGAGCGTATCGTCCCGGTCATCGAGGCGATCCGGGATTTGGACGCGATGATTTCGGTCGATACGAGGAAAGCCGAGGTCGCTCGTGCCGCCCTCGATGCCGGTGCGGACATCATAAACGACGTGTCCGGCCTCGCGGACCCGGAAATGCGCTTCGTAGCGGCCGAGTACGACGCACCACTCGTGGTGATGCACAGCCTCGATGCACCCGTCGTTCCGGAGCACGAAGTGGAGTACGACGACGTGGTTGAGGACGTTATCGCGGAGCTCGAAGAGCGCGTTCTCCTCGCCGAGAAAGCCGGGTTAGACAGGGATCAAATCATCGTGGACCCCGGACTCGGCTTTGGCAAACACGCCACTGAGAACTTCGAACTGCTCGGTCGAACGGGCGAACTCCACGGGCTCGACTGTCCCGTTCTCATCGGACACTCCCACAAATCCATGTTCGACCTCATCGGCCGAAAGGCGGGCGAACGAGGCCCTGCGACGGTCGCCGGAACCACCATCGCCGCGGAACGTGGGGCCGACATCGTCCGAGTTCACGACGTGAAAGCGAACGTCGCCGCCGTCCGCGCCGTCGAAGCCATCGAAGCCCCCACAACTATCGACGAACCATAA
- a CDS encoding SHOCT domain-containing protein: MGLLGDSKVKALLTGFLLSLVLLVGIGALGLLAALSALGNPAYANTPLLWAFLHSAAPYIVAFLLDGLVAGLLFVGLVVAAARNVSMPRNDRLAGIVRRAERLHPQASSLGLSERVEPTTEDRMDELKERYVAGEIDESEFERRMKRLVDEDVSDEQVRQERRRTEHEYEY, translated from the coding sequence ATGGGACTGCTCGGTGATTCCAAGGTCAAAGCCCTGCTCACGGGATTCCTCCTCTCGTTGGTCCTCCTCGTCGGCATCGGCGCGCTCGGACTGCTGGCCGCGCTCTCCGCGCTTGGTAATCCGGCGTACGCCAATACGCCCCTGCTTTGGGCTTTCCTCCACTCCGCTGCCCCCTACATCGTCGCGTTCCTACTGGACGGACTGGTCGCCGGATTGCTATTCGTGGGGTTGGTCGTGGCCGCCGCACGGAACGTCTCGATGCCGCGGAACGACCGCCTCGCTGGCATCGTTCGGCGGGCGGAGCGACTGCACCCACAGGCCAGTTCGCTTGGCCTGTCCGAACGCGTCGAACCGACGACCGAGGACCGGATGGACGAATTGAAAGAACGATACGTCGCGGGCGAAATCGACGAATCGGAGTTCGAGCGCAGGATGAAACGCCTCGTGGACGAGGACGTGAGCGACGAACAGGTCAGACAGGAGCGTCGACGAACCGAACACGAATACGAATACTGA
- a CDS encoding alpha/beta fold hydrolase, whose product MPYEPCNGVTLYFEERGEGTPIVFLPGVTTGVRFFAPQLAALSDDFRTIALDYRGHGRSEKTEAGHTVPQYARDLRAFLDRRNLDGVVLVGWSMGALIAWEYLDQFGEGGIRGLVVVDMSASPFQWDGFEHGNADLDRLTDTLELVQTDHLALVEGLIQQTFNRPPSEDVRRLVFDEVSRTPPPVKTAIIFDYTMRDYRDILPGIDVPTLVCAGADETWRTVAAVKDVADRLPNTEFELFEESGHVPTLEEPDEFNRTIAEFVVSL is encoded by the coding sequence ATGCCTTACGAACCGTGCAACGGAGTCACGCTCTATTTTGAGGAACGTGGAGAGGGAACACCGATCGTCTTTTTGCCGGGGGTAACGACCGGCGTTCGATTTTTCGCGCCGCAGTTAGCGGCCCTCTCGGACGACTTCCGAACGATTGCGCTCGATTACCGAGGCCACGGGCGGTCGGAGAAGACGGAAGCCGGACACACCGTACCGCAATACGCCCGCGACCTTCGGGCGTTTCTCGACCGACGGAACCTCGACGGTGTCGTTCTCGTCGGATGGTCGATGGGTGCGCTCATCGCGTGGGAGTATCTCGATCAGTTCGGGGAGGGCGGAATTCGTGGACTCGTCGTCGTGGACATGTCGGCGTCACCGTTTCAGTGGGACGGCTTCGAACATGGCAACGCCGACCTCGACCGGCTCACCGACACGCTAGAACTGGTACAAACCGACCATCTGGCCCTCGTCGAAGGTCTTATCCAGCAGACGTTCAACCGACCTCCCTCCGAGGATGTTCGACGATTGGTTTTCGACGAAGTTTCTCGTACGCCGCCACCGGTCAAAACTGCCATCATCTTCGATTATACGATGCGCGATTATCGTGATATTCTTCCCGGCATCGACGTTCCGACGCTGGTCTGCGCTGGCGCGGACGAGACGTGGCGAACTGTCGCCGCCGTCAAGGACGTGGCGGACCGTCTCCCAAATACGGAGTTCGAACTGTTCGAGGAGAGTGGGCACGTCCCCACGTTGGAGGAACCGGACGAGTTCAACCGAACAATCGCGGAATTCGTGGTGTCGCTGTGA
- the purH gene encoding bifunctional phosphoribosylaminoimidazolecarboxamide formyltransferase/IMP cyclohydrolase — protein sequence MTQIAGMAGNRGRNLMHIADLTPGGAELAVVLTNSADAPVLEEAEKRDIPTEVVELDDDEAREAHERRVLDALSEYEFDLVCLDGYMRILTGEFLEEAPTTLNVHPSLLPSFPGMDAWGDALDEGVRLTGCTVHVVTEAADEEGKVDPKRVDSGPIVTQEPIPVYEGDTKDALSERVLYQGEFKAYPRAVRWFSDGKVEVDYDANAVHVADDTDDALPTRRVETADRAADLRYGENPHQDAALYSDATCEEASVVHADQLNEGAKALSYNNYNDADGALNLIKEFDRPACAVIKHTNPAGCATADSLAEAYDRALRTDAKSAFGGIVALNRECDDATAEQIVDSFKEVVVAPGYTDEALATLCEKKNLRVLDVGDLGEITETHTEKDLVGGRLVQERDMQAPTRDDLEIVTEREPTGEQLDAMSFAWQTIKHVKSNAILFAKGTETVGVGAGQVSRVDAVEIAKMKTDRDAEGKDAEGAVMASDAFFPFPDAIEAAAEAGIEAVIQPGGSVNDDDVIEAANEHDMAMVFTGSRCFRHD from the coding sequence ATGACACAGATTGCGGGTATGGCCGGGAACCGTGGTCGAAACCTGATGCACATCGCCGACCTCACGCCGGGCGGCGCGGAGTTGGCTGTCGTCCTGACGAACAGCGCGGACGCACCTGTTTTGGAAGAAGCCGAGAAGCGCGACATCCCGACCGAAGTCGTCGAGTTGGACGACGACGAAGCCCGCGAGGCGCACGAACGACGGGTTCTCGATGCGTTATCCGAGTACGAGTTCGACCTCGTCTGTCTCGACGGCTACATGCGAATCCTGACCGGGGAGTTTCTGGAGGAGGCGCCGACGACGCTGAACGTCCATCCATCCTTGCTCCCTTCGTTCCCCGGCATGGATGCGTGGGGTGACGCCCTCGACGAAGGTGTACGCCTCACCGGATGTACGGTTCACGTCGTCACGGAGGCAGCGGACGAGGAGGGGAAAGTGGACCCGAAACGTGTCGACAGCGGTCCGATCGTCACACAGGAGCCGATTCCGGTCTACGAGGGGGATACGAAGGACGCGCTCTCAGAGCGCGTCCTGTATCAGGGCGAATTCAAGGCCTATCCGCGCGCAGTTCGCTGGTTTTCGGACGGGAAGGTCGAGGTCGATTACGATGCGAACGCGGTTCACGTCGCGGACGACACCGACGACGCGCTGCCGACTCGCCGAGTCGAAACTGCGGACCGAGCCGCTGACCTCCGATACGGCGAAAATCCGCATCAGGACGCCGCTCTGTACTCCGATGCGACCTGCGAGGAAGCTAGCGTCGTCCACGCGGACCAGTTGAACGAGGGCGCAAAGGCGCTGTCGTACAACAACTACAACGACGCCGACGGTGCGTTGAACCTCATCAAGGAGTTCGACCGACCCGCCTGCGCGGTCATCAAACACACCAATCCCGCCGGCTGTGCCACCGCCGATTCGCTGGCGGAAGCCTACGACCGTGCGCTTCGAACGGACGCGAAAAGCGCGTTCGGTGGCATCGTCGCCCTCAATCGGGAGTGCGACGACGCGACTGCGGAGCAAATCGTGGACTCGTTCAAGGAAGTCGTCGTCGCACCGGGATACACCGACGAGGCACTGGCGACCCTTTGCGAGAAGAAAAACCTGCGCGTGCTCGATGTCGGCGACCTCGGCGAGATCACGGAAACGCACACCGAAAAGGACCTCGTCGGGGGGCGACTCGTCCAGGAGCGAGATATGCAGGCCCCGACTCGCGACGACCTCGAAATCGTCACGGAGCGCGAACCGACCGGCGAGCAACTCGACGCCATGTCGTTCGCATGGCAGACCATCAAGCACGTCAAATCAAACGCTATCCTCTTCGCCAAAGGAACCGAGACGGTCGGCGTCGGCGCAGGGCAGGTCAGCCGCGTGGACGCAGTCGAAATCGCGAAAATGAAGACCGACCGCGATGCAGAGGGGAAGGACGCCGAGGGTGCGGTGATGGCGAGTGACGCCTTCTTCCCGTTCCCGGACGCCATCGAGGCAGCCGCAGAAGCGGGTATCGAGGCAGTTATTCAACCCGGCGGGTCGGTCAACGACGACGACGTTATCGAGGCCGCGAACGAGCACGACATGGCGATGGTGTTCACGGGGAGCCGGTGCTTCCGTCACGATTGA
- the purB gene encoding adenylosuccinate lyase — protein sequence MDSLYAVSPLDGRYAGRTAPLREYASEAALMRARVQVEVEYLIALADLDATPFGIAADDRDFLRDLYEEFDEGDAEIIKAFETAGYAGYSATNHDVKAVEYFVRHSLPDDLENLASWVHFALTSEDVNNLAHRLLVKPAVENVLLPELAAVRDELAEMAHEYRNVPMLARTHGQPATPTTFGKEMAVYAARLGRATGRIDDAIESISGKLAGASGTYAAHVAAYPDVEWRAFSREFVTNLGLEHTALATQVNPCDDLAELFDALRGANNVLLDLNRDAWLYVSDRYLGQVATEGETGSSTMPHKVNPIDFENSEGNLSKANSDLTFLGDYITTSRLQRDLSDSTVKRNIGAAFSYCLLGYTKAQDGLGKVVPNEDVMREELDSTPEIIGEAVQTILRREGHEDAYERVKDLTRGKRVTLADFRDLFDELDVDEEVREELHELTPAGYTGLASDLTEDC from the coding sequence ATGGATTCCCTTTACGCCGTTTCGCCGCTCGACGGCCGATATGCCGGTCGCACCGCGCCGCTCCGCGAGTATGCGAGCGAGGCCGCGCTCATGCGTGCCCGCGTGCAAGTCGAAGTAGAGTATCTCATCGCGCTGGCCGATCTCGACGCGACACCGTTCGGAATCGCGGCCGACGACCGCGATTTCCTCCGCGATCTGTACGAGGAGTTCGACGAGGGAGATGCGGAAATCATCAAAGCGTTCGAAACTGCAGGTTACGCCGGATACTCCGCCACGAATCACGATGTGAAGGCGGTCGAGTATTTCGTCCGCCATTCACTTCCGGACGATCTGGAGAATCTCGCATCGTGGGTTCACTTCGCGTTGACGAGCGAGGATGTGAACAACCTCGCCCACCGTCTGCTGGTCAAACCCGCCGTGGAGAACGTTTTGCTTCCGGAGCTCGCCGCGGTCCGCGACGAACTCGCGGAAATGGCCCACGAGTACCGCAACGTACCGATGCTCGCCCGAACCCACGGGCAACCGGCGACGCCGACCACGTTCGGCAAGGAAATGGCCGTCTACGCCGCCCGACTCGGCCGCGCGACGGGGCGCATCGACGACGCGATCGAATCTATTTCGGGCAAACTCGCGGGTGCGAGCGGTACGTATGCCGCCCACGTCGCTGCCTACCCCGACGTGGAGTGGCGCGCGTTCTCGCGGGAGTTCGTCACGAATCTCGGTCTCGAACACACCGCGCTCGCTACACAGGTCAACCCCTGTGACGACCTCGCGGAACTGTTCGACGCGCTCCGCGGGGCGAACAACGTCCTGCTCGATTTGAACCGCGATGCGTGGCTCTACGTCAGCGACCGCTACCTGGGGCAGGTCGCAACCGAGGGTGAAACCGGCAGTTCGACCATGCCCCACAAGGTCAACCCGATCGACTTCGAGAACAGCGAGGGCAATCTCTCGAAAGCCAACTCGGACCTCACGTTTTTAGGAGACTATATCACCACGTCGCGCCTCCAGCGTGACCTCTCGGATTCGACCGTCAAGCGAAACATCGGCGCCGCCTTTTCGTACTGCCTGCTCGGCTACACGAAAGCACAGGACGGCCTCGGGAAAGTCGTTCCCAACGAGGACGTCATGCGCGAGGAACTGGACTCGACGCCGGAAATCATCGGCGAGGCAGTCCAAACGATTCTCCGACGGGAAGGCCACGAAGACGCCTACGAGCGTGTGAAGGACTTGACCCGCGGAAAACGCGTCACGCTTGCTGATTTCCGTGACCTCTTCGACGAGTTGGACGTGGACGAGGAGGTGCGCGAGGAACTCCACGAACTCACGCCGGCAGGCTACACGGGACTCGCGAGCGACCTCACAGAGGACTGCTGA
- a CDS encoding zinc ribbon domain-containing protein has translation MNADDSSGCPKCGHTQASTDSISTTGGGLSKMFDIQTKKFTVVSCDNCGYSELYKDVRNRGSDVVDVFFG, from the coding sequence ATGAACGCCGATGACTCCTCCGGATGTCCGAAATGCGGCCACACGCAAGCCTCCACGGACTCTATATCGACGACCGGTGGCGGATTGAGCAAGATGTTCGATATCCAGACGAAGAAGTTCACCGTCGTCTCGTGCGACAACTGTGGCTACTCCGAACTGTACAAAGACGTTCGTAATCGCGGAAGCGACGTTGTAGACGTGTTTTTCGGCTGA